From the Sebastes umbrosus isolate fSebUmb1 chromosome 2, fSebUmb1.pri, whole genome shotgun sequence genome, one window contains:
- the LOC119502191 gene encoding integumentary mucin C.1-like: TTTTTTTATATPTTTTTTATTTTTTITTTTTATTTTTTAATATTTTTTTATTSTTTTTTTTTTTTTTTTTTAAATPTTTTTTTTAATPTTTTTATTTTTAAATPTTTTTATTTTTTTTTTATTTTTTTTTTATTTTTTTTTATTSTTTTTAAATPTTTTAATPTTTTAATPTTTTTTATTTAAATPTTTTTATTTTTTTTTTTTTTTPTNTTATPTTTTATNTTTTTTTATTTTTATTSTTTNTTATPTTTTATTTTTTTTTTTTTPTNTTATPTTATNTTTTTTTTTTTATTSTTTN, encoded by the coding sequence actactactactactactactgctactgctactcctactactactactactactgctactactactactactactattactactactactactgctactactactactactactgctgctactgctactactactactactactactgctactactagtactactactactactactactactactactactactactactactactactactgctgctgctactcctactactactactactactactactgctgctactcctactactactactactgcgactactactactactgctgctgctactcctactactactactactgctactactactactactactactactactactgctactactactactactactactactactactgctactactactactactactactactactgctactactagtactactactactactgctgctgctactcctactactactactgctgctactcctactactactactgctgctactcctactactactactactactgctactactactgctgctgctactcctactactactactactgctactactactactactactactactactactactactactactactcctactaatactactgctactcctactactactactgctactaatactactactactactactactgctactactactactactgctactactagtactactactaatactactgctactcctactactactactgctactactactactactactactactactactactactactcctactaatactactgctactcctactactgctactaatactactactactactactactactactactactgctactactagtactactactaat